One Halichondria panicea chromosome 6, odHalPani1.1, whole genome shotgun sequence genomic window carries:
- the LOC135336769 gene encoding uncharacterized protein LOC135336769, giving the protein MSQENSTLSPREQDSTYNTPQHPEHPVDCIALSLDDHQEDTESPPTSSLFLCHSNLSALLETATGLSLGVTSGEPQGRVCEGPREGCNVAGTQQSSRRPEQELVNQREIQSVEIHLPLDSYHGVHDPRLPQLAPPIPVSTLCEKTTTSQPTTPTPHALLLAPRTLHHSPVRTRGEPSHISHHHSSPIHPRPEHASDRLLCSQISIPMDQIDEEEASQVSVASRSFPYSQRSSMASSMSSMPTNEGEIPYNFYRPDSFQTHSRNVSETPSLPPFHCSSTSSAYHSRNSSFGSQFSSSCFESDSVLTDIDSCLAAHSGSHGDIKHPIRLQDPRILRLSESSHMSYTSEWSLRHHMNRPIGLSNQSPNLDETLQHMESFEERKKLAKLKTSEWIKRQLNVCRDSVVQVKVSSKTKHVVHFNVRAGDVIVWEFATKKKDIAFGVLFEATQVATVDPNEATEEQCPEDKIVSILPMFRMNTHTRPVFGTHTTTRDGVYEIVFDNTYSRFFAKELFYRITTQPLEPNSNYSQQ; this is encoded by the exons ATGTCACAAGAAAACTCTACTTTGTCCCCCCGAGAGCAAGACTCTACGTACAACACTCCACAGCACCCAGAGCACCCAGTTGATTGCATTGCCCTATCACTAGATGACCACCAAGAAGATACTGAGAGTCCACCAACTAGCTCTCTATTTCTGTGTCACTCTAATCTGAGTGCTCTGTTGGAAACAGCCACTGGTCTGTCACTAGGGGTAACCTCGGGAGAGCCTCAGGGTCGTGTTTGTGAGGGACCTAGAGAGGGATGTAACGTTGCCGGAACACAGCAGAGCTCTAGAAG gccggAACAAGAACTAGTGAATCAGCGAGAAATAcag TCTGTTGAGATTCACTTGCCATTGGACAGTTACCATGGCGTCCATGATCCGAGGCTCCCCCAGTTGGCCCCGCCCATTCCAGTAAGCACACTCTGTGAGAAGACTACCACTTCTCAGccgaccacacccacccctcATG ctcTTCTGTTGGCCCCACGTACCCTTCATCACTCCCCTGTACGAACTCGAGGTGAACCCTCACACATCTCACACCATCACAGCTCTCCCATACACCCACGTCCCGAACATGCCTCTGATCGTTTGCTATGTTCACAAATAAGCATTCCCATGGACCAAATCGACGAAGAGGAGGCATCTCAAGTGAGTGTTGCCTCTCGGTCGTTCCCCTACTCTCAACGCAGCAGCATGGCTTCATCGATGTCCTCCATGCCCACTAACGAAGGGGAAATCCCTTACAACTTTTACCGGCCGGATTCATTCCAAACCCATTCCCGGAATGTATCCGAGACGCCATCTTTACCCCCATTCCACTGTTCGAGTACATCTTCAGCATATCATTCAAGAAACTCATCATTCGGTTCTCAATTTAGTAGTTCGTGTTTCGAATCTGATAGTGTTTTGACTGATATTGATTCTTGTCTAGCGGCGCACTCTGGTAGCCATGGAGATATCAAAcatccaatcagattgcaggatCCCCGTATTTTAAGACTGAGTGAATCATCACACATGTCATACACTTCTGAATGGAGCTTACGTCATCACATGAATCGACCTATCGGATTATCCAATCAATCCCCGAACCTCGATGAAACACTTCAACATATGGAAAGTTTCGAGGAACGCAAGAAGCTAGCCAAACTCAAGACCTCTGAATGGATCAAGAGACAGTTGAATGTGTGTAGAGACTCTGTAGTGCAAGTTAAAGTGAGCTCCAAGACCAAACACGTAGTGCACTTCAATGTGAGGGCTGGGGACGTGATTGTGTGGGAGTTTGCCACCAAGAAGAAGGACATTGCCTTTG GTGTACTGTTTGAAGCCACACAAGTGGCCACAGTGGACCCCAATGAAGCCACGGAAGAGCAGTGCCCCGAAGACAAGATAGTATCCATTCTGCCAATGTTCCGGATGAACACTCACACACGACCTGTGTTtggcacacacaccacaactCGCGACGGCGTCTACGAGATTGTCTTTGATAACACGTACTCTAG GTTCTTCGCTAAAGAGTTGTTCTACAGAATCACTACCCAACCTCTCGAACCAAACTCAAATTATTCGCAACAGTGA